DNA sequence from the Rhizoctonia solani chromosome 14, complete sequence genome:
taacctaacctaacctaacctaacctaacctaacctaacctaacctaacctaacctaacctaacctaacctaacctaacctaacctaacctaacctaacctaacctaacctaacctaacctaacataactgtgggtggtatagttgcgtaccaagtacgcaactctgcacaagtagagtggtgggtggtcatgtgactcaccctaacataactgtgggtggtatagttgcatacttggtacgcaactctccatgagtagtgtggtggagggtcacatgactcaccctaacataactgtgtgcggTATAGTTGCGCACACAACtccgcatgagtagagcagtgggtggtcatgtgactcaccctcacataactgtgggtggtatagttgcgtaccaagtacgcaactctgcatgagtagtgcggtgggtggtcacgtgactcaccctaacacaattgtgtgtgatatagttgcatacttggtacgcaactctacatgagtagagcggtggatggccacgtgactcaccctaacacagttgtgtgtggtatagttgcgtaccaagtacgcaactctgagtagtgcggtggagggtcacatgactcaccctaacataactgtgggtggtatagttgcgtacttggtacgcaactctgcacaagtagagtggtgggtggtcatgtgactcaccctaacataactgtgggtggtatagttgcgtacttggtacgcaactctccatgagtagagcggtgggtggtcatgtgactcaccctagcacagttgtgtgtgatatagttgcgtaccaagtacgcatctctgcatgagtagtgcagtggatggtcatgtgactcaccctaacacagttgtgtgtgatatagttgcgtaccaagtacgcatctctgcatgagtagtgcagtggagggtcacatgattcaccctaacataactgtgggtggtatagttgcgtaccaagtacgcaactctgcacaagtagagcggtgggtggtcatgtgactcaccctaacataactgtgggtggtatagttgcgtaccaagtacgcaaccctgcatgagtagagcggtgggtggtcatgtgactcaccctaacacaattgtgtgtgatatagttgcataccaagtacgcaactctgcatgagtagagtgatgggtggtcatgtgactcaccctaacatgattgtgggtcatatagctgcgtacttggtacgcaactgtgagtacaaggagtaatcattgatcatgtgactcaccctaacattgaccatggtgctatacttctgcatgttgtacgcaattctgtgtgggatgggtggtcagttgtcacatgactcaccctaacttaggggatggtggtattgctgtgtgtaaagtacgcaactttttgtaggagggctgatgctttccctataatccaccctaacaccatatgtgggttgtgtccacctggttcccaccctgtgccatatcacagttcaccctgcagtgtagcttgggccaccctgcagtgtagcttggttcaacctaccaccaacctactactttgtaataactATGATATTATTAAGCACTTGCCAGTGAATTGCTATACAGATTTTCAAATTGTTACTTCTTTGCATTGACAGAGTGATTACTAGCTGAGAGTTTTGATGCTTTCAGACGGAACACCTTCCTCTGTTAGCTTCCACCTCTTGTGACTACTGAGTGCCCAGATGTAGTAGGTGCTGTGGAGCTGGACCCAGGCTGTAATTGCAACAGCTGCTCTGGTGTAGCGGTAGCTGCTCTTGGCTGCACACTTCCAGATGGCCTGGGAACAATTGGTGCTTGTCTTGAAGAGCTACCACTGGCAGCTGGATCTGTACGTGTTGGCATGCTGCTTGGTGGATCCATGGACAGTGCTGTGCGCTTCTTGGCTGGCACCAATATTGGCCCTTGAACAGATAACGTGTGTTAACCTTGGCATAAAATGTGTTTAAATGAATCCATACCTGTTGCAGATAAAGGCTGACTTGGCTGTGTTGTTGCCACAGCCACCAATGACAGGTCATAAGAAGAGTGACTAAGTTTTGCCTTTTTTGCATGGGACTTAGTCTTTTGTTGACTACTGGCCACCATTGTCTGGGCACCAATGGCATTTGGTGTGGTGGTAGGTACACCCTGGGATATTTCACAACATTAATATTCTCTTTGCACTCTGCAATCAATATCCAAGAAGAACTTACTCAACAACTCATCAGTTTGTTCCATGCTTCCTGTTGATGAtgttggaagaggttgcatgctctgtgttgtagggactactGTCAGAATATGTTGCTCCTGATCAGCAATGGTCAAACTTTATCTAGGCTGGAGCAACGTACAATTGCTTGAGGGAGCACTGGAAACCTGTGATCCCAGTGCCTTGGCTAGGGCTAGCTTTTGAACAGCATTTGCATCTCAAGAGCGTGGTTCATTTTGGCTTTTTCTCTTGCGCAGCCCAGCTTTGGAAGTTGATGGTTTTGTACCCTTTGTTGAAGGGACTGCAGGGATCTCCTCCAAGTCAAGCTCATTGTGATCATTGGAGTGTGGCTGAGCAATTTGCAAGTACACAGTTTGCAAGGTTCTTTGCAAGCTCAGGAAATGGTTAGAGAGCTGTGCCTTACTATCTGCATAAACATTCAGGGCCAGATCAATTCCCTCTGGCGCCATGATGTTGTATACAGCTACATCTTGCAGCTGCCCAGGGCAATCAACGCAACCCATGATTTGGTCAAGCTCAAGCCCAGACCAAACACTGCTCTGCAGATGGGAAAATTTGTTAGACAAACTGAGTGATGCAAACATTGAGCCATACATACTACAATGATCACAACTGAGGCTTCCACCAAGTTGAGACCAGCTGAGCCTACATTGCTGATGATCATGATTTGGCATGATGGGTCATTGGCAAACTTCTCAACAGACCGTTGACACTTGGTGGTAGCCATAGAGCCATTGTATGTCACATAGTCTTTTTCTTTGAGAGTGAGCATCTGATATAATTTCCAGTCATCAAATGTGAAGTTCCAAATAACTTGCAAGAAATAAGAGCACTGACCTTTGCAATGAGCACTTGGTGCTGCTGAAATTCCACATATATGAGAAACTTCTGCAGCTTCTTGCTGGCCAGAGGTTCTTGCATAAGCCTTGCTTTATCTAGTGTACCATCCTCAAGCAATGCAACAGGTTTGGGGTTGCCAATCCAGAACCACTCAATCAATCCCATGACACATTGCATCCTTGTGGACATCTTCTGGGGCAGATTCTCCACTGTCCAGTTGTTGGTGACTTTGTTTGTCAAGGTACCACAATCAAGCTCCTGAGCCTGCTCTTCCAGCTGTAGCACTCCCAGCTTAGCCAGCATGCCAGCAAACTTCTGCTCTATCAGGAAGTTCTGATTTGAGATTTGTAAGTGTTGGTGTAATCAGCTTATATGGGGAAGCAAATTTGACTCACATGCCACCTTACATTCTTGTAATTGCTCTGTTCCACCTCCCCCTGTGCCTGAGACCCATTCCATGCATTCTCATctacatcctcatcctcattgTCACCCACATTGTCCTGCACttgctttcttttttgtctcttGGCAGCCTTGGCCTTTTGCACCAGTTTTGTTTTGTTATGAATCATCAACAAAGTCAGTTGTTGTGTGATAGAATACGGAGACAGGAGATTATATCTGAGAGAAAGGCAAAAAAAGGGCAAGACATACATTTTGCTCTTCTGCTGTGTGTGCTCTTGATTGATGATCTGTTGCAtttccttctcttcttcattcATGGGTGCCCAAGCAATGAACTTCTGTACAAACAGGAGATCCAAGATTTGTCTGCCCAAATAGTCTAAGGACTCATTTGTGCAACAAATCATGATGGGGAGAAGCAAGCGCAACATGTTTAGTGGCTGCTTTGAGACATGAATCATATGGAGGATGCTCTGCTGGTCCTCAGCCTGGTACTTGCTTTCCAGTTTTTCCTTGATCTTAGCAGCGCAGGGGTTGTACAAGGGAATTTTGGCAAGTAAAAGTGCCGCTTGAAGCTCCCTTTCTACTGTGGCTTGAATTACCGCTGTGCTTGTAAGCCTCCAACTTTCATTACCAGTTGACAGCATTTCCTGCATCTTGTTCCAGACCTGAACTCCTTGCtcaccaagcaatggctggtAGCGCAGGTTTTGTCCAAGAGCAAGCAGGCACTAGTATGCACAGGCGTAACATAATGTCAATGATGTGCTGGTGTATAACATAGTCAAATGACTTACTTTGAGCAACGTAAGCAATGGTGTGGTGGTTGCTCCAatcaccaaggacaaggactgAGTAATGAGCTGAACCCCTTGTTGAGTGTGACTGCTGTTTTGGAGATTGTGTATCTTGTCCACAGCTGCCACCCAAAAGCGCATTCCAAAGAGTGAGCCTCCATTGCTGATCCCTGCCTTGAAAGCAGGTGTCTTGCCCTTAGCTTTGTACTCCCTTGCATCTTTACCCTTGAATGCAGGAGGGAGCTGTAAGCACTGTTTGGCTTCCTTTGCAATAGCCTGATAAGGTTACTGGATTTATTCAATAGTTCTACCAGCATAGTCAATGAATGTACACTTACCAATAGGTCTGCAATGATAACCACTTGCCCTGCATGCTCCAAGTCTTGTCCAGCCGCTGCGTGGAATGGACCTCTTGGGTCACTGCAGAAGCTCTCAAGGGTGCCACTCTCAACTGAGTACTGGACAGGAACAAAACTACCAAGCTGGGTAAACTTCTTCCATTGCTCCATCCATTGATTGCCAAGCATCTGCAGAGTAATGACAATTGATGGCAAATTTGGTATGGTCTTTTGGCCTGCAAAGTATGGCAAGCTTTGCTCTACAGGTCACAGAGTCAGAGTCAACCAAACAGCACATCAGCCACACAAACGCCACTCACCTTGGATAAACATGGGTGTTGCAAGACGCTCTTTGGCTGGCAGTTCCTGTTGCTTATAGTAATGTTGGATCATGCTAATGACTCCAATGATTTGCACTGTCTTTCCAAGTTGTTACaaccccctaacatataccattggatccctacgatttttctgatattttttaGTTTTTTTACGGAcccaatatcttttgttttttgatcacgtgatctcggcgcttattgtgccaagatgccgcgccaagatgccatgcccagggcgcttaggaggaatccatgcttctgcgcagcccgcagcatgcttctcatttgtctcatgtacttcttttctcacgcgcacagaccatgtaaaatagTGTGCctctgt
Encoded proteins:
- a CDS encoding Helicase conserved C-terminal domain; the protein is MPLTPVAHSVLYLFKAAAMNKLHPLTCPPWTSNGSEDYYNVEIDVVGNSEPQLDSSKELGLTMPKSSIASITRNCQKALGLHECQAAEHFLQYFWDTWKADYVRKIPIRKTIKSTTQGKKGGLDPYGYAAYHNLVLAAINRKGSVMNQVEETLGKIGATPANLWKDDRSLNRQECPATKRVLEHQVPIADTHARLEEQDVQAALCSKAQIPKALHDATRALTDWQKIAIGTKEVDELHFLSRKSTLKQLWSSLGFGSLEDDLTASKSKSKSTQDGPSKEEMQAAYAYYVEEYCYGVGCLDKSKLPIPTVGVSGLHSLVDGCKNIGVLHLKSLSTEVLWAQLGLPGVDQFPFAEPGTGESAKDMAPLAKTCAVPFWHQVADFYYYLMQGGLRPGRCVQIIGVISMIQHYYKQQELPAKERLATPMFIQEQSLPYFAGQKTIPNLPSIVITLQMLGNQWMEQWKKFTQLGSFVPVQYSVESGTLESFCSDPRGPFHAAAGQDLEHAGQVVIIADLLAIAKEAKQCLQLPPAFKGKDAREYKAKGKTPAFKAGISNGGSLFGMRFWVAAVDKIHNLQNSSHTQQGVQLITQSLSLVIGATTTPLLTLLKCLLALGQNLRYQPLLGEQGVQVWNKMQEMLSTGNESWRLTSTAVIQATVERELQAALLLAKIPLYNPCAAKIKEKLESKYQAEDQQSILHMIHVSKQPLNMLRLLLPIMICCTNESLDYLGRQILDLLFVQKFIAWAPMNEEEKEMQQIINQEHTQQKSKIYNLLSPYSITQQLTLLMIHNKTKLVQKAKAAKRQKRKQVQDNVGDNEDEDVDENAWNGSQAQGEVEQSNYKNNFLIEQKFAGMLAKLGVLQLEEQAQELDCGTLTNKVTNNWTVENLPQKMSTRMQCVMGLIEWFWIGNPKPVALLEDGTLDKARLMQEPLASKKLQKFLIYVEFQQHQVLIAKMLTLKEKDYVTYNGSMATTKCQRSVEKFANDPSCQIMIISNVGSAGLNLVEASVVIIVSSVWSGLELDQIMGCVDCPGQLQDVAVYNIMAPEGIDLALNVYADSKAQLSNHFLSLQRTLQTVYLQIAQPHSNDHNELDLEEIPAVPSTKGTKPSTSKAGLRKRKSQNEPRS